Proteins encoded together in one Phycisphaerae bacterium window:
- a CDS encoding calcium-binding protein, producing the protein MRPVLQFPFVICVWLLMAAGGGGTAFADSPDGDGDGIPDIEDVCPHTIFGVSVDANGCPPAAPGDFDRDGDVDANDWALMEPCVSGPGVISDPSPTCGDADFDLDADVDLSDVVAFGECFSGAGVPSDPDCVATVVEVSDGCLRIVGTDAGASLVVGLDPVDSTLLTVNVDGTGPSEFAVALSEIACIQIWARRGNDVILMDESNGAFTNAVSVMIDAGDGDDEVHGGIGPELIIGGGGDDFVDGGPGADVAMLGAGDDTFRWEPGDGSDVVEGQGDSDTLDFNGSGASENVLLSANGSRVRLFRDVANVTMDCNQIEQVKFHALGGADIITVQNLAGTGVNVVHLDLAGTINGSSGDGAADIITVVGTTGADAIHVIGNGGVAELSGLAALVRVANGEVGNDVLAYSGAGGDSMQFDGSSGDDSFDVFAPGLVGALRVTMSTFTTPVEMIAVTGVTLNGMEGADMFFSSGNIAGTGIPLVYDGGDGDDEINGGNGADLLIGGDGNDLIDGNQGADLALMGADDDTFQWDPGDGNDVVEGQEGNNTLDFRASNASEIIDLSANGGRLRLTRNVGNIVMDCNDIQQVVLRMLGGSDTVTVNDLAGTDVLGVAVDLAASLGGVTPDGAADTVIVNATGGNDTVVITGSSGIASATGLASSLTVAHADPSLDRLILNLLAGDDVCDASGLVSGVIQLTIDGGDNDDVLTGSAGNDTILGGNGDDVLIGGPGTDVLDGGPGSNIIIQ; encoded by the coding sequence GTGAGGCCAGTGCTTCAGTTTCCATTCGTGATTTGTGTCTGGCTGTTGATGGCCGCAGGCGGCGGAGGAACTGCATTTGCGGACTCACCGGACGGCGACGGAGATGGCATTCCGGACATCGAGGACGTTTGTCCGCATACGATCTTCGGCGTTTCCGTGGATGCCAACGGTTGTCCGCCGGCGGCGCCCGGAGACTTTGATCGCGACGGCGACGTCGACGCGAACGACTGGGCCCTCATGGAACCCTGCGTGTCCGGTCCGGGAGTCATATCCGATCCTTCGCCGACCTGTGGCGATGCTGATTTTGATCTTGATGCGGATGTGGACCTGAGCGACGTAGTGGCGTTTGGGGAATGTTTCAGCGGCGCGGGTGTGCCGTCCGACCCCGACTGCGTGGCAACAGTCGTTGAAGTCTCCGACGGTTGCCTGCGCATCGTGGGAACGGATGCGGGCGCGTCCCTTGTGGTTGGATTGGATCCTGTCGATTCGACGCTGCTGACCGTGAATGTTGACGGGACCGGGCCGTCGGAATTCGCGGTCGCACTGAGCGAAATCGCCTGCATTCAGATTTGGGCTCGCAGGGGAAACGACGTGATTCTCATGGATGAATCGAACGGCGCGTTTACCAATGCGGTGTCGGTCATGATCGATGCGGGGGACGGTGACGACGAGGTGCATGGAGGAATCGGACCGGAATTGATCATCGGCGGTGGGGGCGATGATTTCGTCGACGGGGGACCGGGCGCGGATGTAGCGATGCTCGGCGCGGGGGACGACACCTTCCGTTGGGAGCCGGGCGACGGCAGTGACGTCGTCGAAGGGCAGGGCGACAGCGATACGCTCGATTTCAACGGCAGTGGGGCGAGCGAGAATGTCTTGCTCTCAGCCAACGGCTCGCGAGTAAGGTTATTCCGCGACGTAGCCAACGTCACCATGGACTGCAATCAGATTGAACAAGTTAAGTTCCATGCGCTCGGCGGTGCCGACATCATAACCGTCCAGAACCTGGCGGGAACGGGTGTCAACGTGGTCCATCTCGACCTTGCCGGAACCATCAACGGCAGCTCGGGAGACGGCGCGGCCGACATTATTACCGTGGTCGGCACGACCGGCGCGGATGCCATCCATGTCATCGGTAACGGCGGCGTCGCGGAGTTGTCGGGCTTGGCCGCGCTGGTTCGTGTTGCCAACGGCGAGGTAGGCAATGACGTGCTCGCCTATTCCGGTGCAGGGGGGGACTCCATGCAATTCGACGGTTCGAGCGGCGACGATTCGTTCGACGTTTTTGCGCCTGGCCTTGTGGGAGCACTGCGCGTGACGATGTCGACCTTCACGACTCCCGTGGAGATGATTGCTGTTACGGGAGTGACGTTGAACGGTATGGAAGGTGCGGACATGTTTTTCAGTTCCGGCAATATTGCCGGGACGGGCATTCCATTGGTCTATGACGGCGGGGATGGAGACGACGAGATCAACGGCGGTAACGGTGCGGACCTGTTGATCGGGGGCGACGGCAATGATCTCATCGACGGGAACCAGGGCGCTGACCTGGCGCTGATGGGCGCGGACGACGACACTTTTCAGTGGGATCCGGGCGATGGAAATGACGTCGTCGAGGGGCAGGAAGGGAACAATACGCTGGACTTCCGGGCCAGCAACGCCTCTGAGATCATAGATCTCTCCGCCAACGGCGGGCGCCTTCGCCTCACCCGCAACGTGGGAAATATCGTCATGGACTGCAACGACATTCAGCAGGTGGTCCTGCGCATGCTCGGCGGATCGGACACGGTTACGGTGAACGATCTCGCCGGCACGGACGTGCTCGGGGTAGCCGTCGACCTGGCGGCATCTCTCGGCGGTGTCACGCCCGACGGCGCGGCTGACACGGTGATTGTCAACGCCACGGGCGGAAACGATACCGTTGTTATCACCGGTTCGTCGGGGATTGCGAGCGCGACCGGCCTGGCGAGCAGCCTGACCGTCGCCCATGCGGACCCGTCCCTCGATCGGCTCATCCTCAACCTGCTGGCGGGCGATGACGTGTGCGACGCGTCAGGCCTCGTATCCGGAGTGATCCAACTCACGATCGACGGCGGGGACAACGACGACGTGCTCACCGGTAGCGCCGGGAATGACACGATCCTGGGCGGCAACGGTGACGATGTGCTCATCGGCGGGCCGGGTACCGACGTGCTCGACGGCGGGCCGGGAAGCAACATCATCATTCAGTGA
- a CDS encoding arginine deiminase has protein sequence MRLQIDNEYDPLEAVLVHRPGAEIDRLSHDNMKRFLFEDIPYLRRLQEEHDAFVQLMRDQGIEVVYLENLLAELLAGEEQRATLVEDVCRSEGVPAIADDLAALKYWDVDALTQIMFAGLTSEEYRAATGRRIGARQSPDDFLLPPIPNAYFSRDPAVVVRDAAICSKMHYAARVRETQLVRAVLENHDEFRGNTITYGGTDEPMEDRPYTIEGGDVIILSSDAVLIGDSERTRSETIEILAGNCFRHGKIKRVYEIPIPTERAFMHLDTVFTIVDRGLTVWFSEVVGQISYIHRYEPSDDPGTFGVRRIPEERSLTDILGDEFDGNVTVVDTAGGDKHFAAREQRTDGANVLAIAPRTVITYDRNERTAQALEKAGVRCLPIASSELVRGLGGPRCMTMPLRRRQATGNRQ, from the coding sequence GTGCGCCTGCAAATCGACAACGAATACGATCCGCTGGAGGCGGTTCTCGTCCATCGGCCGGGTGCGGAAATCGACCGCCTCAGCCACGACAACATGAAGCGATTCCTCTTCGAGGACATCCCCTACCTGCGACGGTTGCAGGAGGAACACGACGCCTTCGTCCAGCTCATGCGCGACCAGGGCATCGAAGTTGTCTATCTGGAGAACCTTCTTGCGGAATTGCTGGCCGGCGAGGAGCAGCGCGCGACGCTGGTCGAGGACGTCTGCCGTTCGGAAGGCGTCCCCGCGATCGCCGACGATCTGGCGGCTTTGAAGTACTGGGATGTCGACGCGCTCACACAGATCATGTTTGCGGGGCTGACGTCGGAGGAATATCGCGCCGCGACGGGCCGGCGGATCGGGGCGCGGCAATCGCCCGACGATTTTCTCCTCCCGCCGATTCCCAACGCCTACTTCAGCCGCGACCCGGCGGTCGTCGTCCGCGACGCCGCCATCTGTTCGAAAATGCACTACGCGGCGCGGGTCCGCGAGACGCAACTCGTCCGCGCCGTTCTGGAGAACCACGACGAATTCCGCGGCAACACCATCACCTACGGCGGAACGGACGAACCGATGGAGGATCGGCCGTACACCATCGAGGGTGGCGATGTCATTATCCTGTCGTCGGATGCCGTGCTGATCGGCGACAGCGAGCGCACCCGCAGCGAGACCATCGAAATCCTCGCGGGCAATTGCTTCCGACACGGAAAGATCAAGCGCGTGTACGAGATCCCCATCCCCACCGAGCGGGCTTTCATGCACCTCGACACGGTGTTCACCATTGTCGATCGCGGTCTGACGGTGTGGTTTTCAGAGGTCGTCGGGCAGATTTCTTACATCCACCGCTACGAACCAAGCGACGATCCGGGCACGTTCGGGGTCCGCCGAATCCCCGAAGAGCGCTCACTGACTGACATCCTCGGCGATGAGTTCGACGGCAACGTCACCGTCGTAGACACGGCCGGGGGCGACAAGCATTTCGCCGCTCGCGAACAGCGCACCGACGGGGCCAACGTATTGGCCATCGCGCCGCGGACGGTCATTACCTACGACCGCAACGAGCGCACGGCGCAGGCTCTGGAAAAAGCCGGCGTGCGTTGCCTCCCGATTGCAAGTTCGGAGTTGGTCCGCGGCCTCGGCGGCCCGAGGTGCATGACCATGCCGCTAAGAAGGCGACAGGCAACGGGCAACAGGCAATAG
- a CDS encoding DUF1028 domain-containing protein, translating into MRDVLTIGTIAFLLTCSIEIAADDHPNLSPIRPVSTYSIVARDMETGELGVAVQSHWFSVGSVVPWAEAGVGAVATQSLVDPAYGPLGLDLMRLGRTAPDALKSVLAGDAGREVRQVAMIDARGNVAAHTGSKCIAAAGHVVDEKFQFSVQANLMARDTVWPAMAAAFRSAKGDLAERMLAALDAAEKEGGDIRGRQSAALLVVAAQSTGKPWIDRQFDIRVEDHPQPLVELRRLVGIQRAYHHMNAGDLAVEHNDFELAQREYAAAEKLAPQIVEIPFWKAVSLASADRVDEALPIFREVFQREPVWADLVPRLVEAGLLPNKPDLINRILAQKK; encoded by the coding sequence ATGCGAGACGTTCTTACTATTGGCACGATCGCATTTCTGCTCACTTGTTCCATTGAAATCGCCGCCGACGATCACCCCAACCTTAGTCCCATTCGTCCCGTCTCCACCTACTCCATCGTCGCCCGCGACATGGAGACCGGCGAACTCGGCGTGGCCGTGCAGTCGCACTGGTTCTCCGTCGGCAGCGTGGTTCCCTGGGCCGAGGCCGGCGTCGGCGCCGTCGCCACGCAATCGCTCGTCGACCCCGCCTACGGGCCGCTCGGCTTGGACCTGATGCGCCTGGGTCGAACCGCACCCGACGCGCTCAAATCCGTCCTCGCCGGTGACGCCGGACGCGAGGTTCGGCAAGTGGCCATGATCGACGCGCGGGGCAATGTCGCGGCGCACACCGGTTCGAAGTGCATCGCCGCGGCGGGCCACGTCGTCGACGAGAAATTCCAGTTTTCCGTGCAGGCCAACCTCATGGCCAGGGATACCGTCTGGCCCGCGATGGCCGCCGCCTTCCGCAGCGCCAAGGGTGATCTCGCCGAGCGCATGCTCGCCGCCCTCGACGCCGCGGAGAAGGAGGGGGGCGACATCCGCGGCAGGCAGTCGGCCGCGCTGCTCGTCGTCGCCGCCCAGTCCACCGGCAAGCCGTGGATCGATCGCCAATTCGACATCCGCGTCGAGGATCACCCGCAACCGCTCGTCGAACTCCGCCGGCTCGTGGGCATTCAGCGGGCGTATCATCACATGAACGCGGGCGACCTGGCCGTCGAGCACAACGACTTTGAACTCGCCCAGCGTGAATACGCCGCGGCCGAGAAGCTCGCTCCGCAGATCGTGGAGATTCCCTTCTGGAAAGCCGTCTCATTGGCCAGCGCCGACCGCGTGGACGAGGCTCTGCCCATTTTCCGCGAGGTCTTTCAGCGCGAACCCGTCTGGGCCGATCTGGTTCCGCGACTGGTCGAAGCGGGCCTTTTGCCCAATAAACCCGACTTGATCAACAGGATTCTCGCACAGAAAAAGTAA
- a CDS encoding HypC/HybG/HupF family hydrogenase formation chaperone — protein sequence MCLAVPAQILEIEDDRAVVDLQGNRVRVCTALTPEAIPGTWVLVHAGFAISTMEESAARETWDYLREAALANEAAEDAGESA from the coding sequence ATGTGCCTGGCCGTTCCTGCCCAAATTCTGGAGATCGAGGACGACCGCGCCGTGGTCGATTTGCAGGGCAATCGGGTGCGGGTCTGTACGGCGCTGACGCCGGAGGCGATTCCAGGAACGTGGGTCCTGGTCCATGCGGGTTTTGCGATCTCCACGATGGAGGAGTCGGCCGCGCGGGAGACATGGGATTACTTGCGCGAGGCGGCGCTGGCGAATGAGGCGGCGGAAGACGCGGGAGAATCCGCGTGA
- the hypD gene encoding hydrogenase formation protein HypD: protein MNRQVEQLAATLNCEADRLRHRVVFMEVCGTHTVSIFRHGLRAMLPASVGLVSGPGCPVCVTAQRHIDAAIELSRQEGVVIATYGDMIRVPGRSGSLEKQRGLGADVRVVQSTRSALELARRNPDREVVFIAVGFETTAPATAVAVLDACRDGVTNFSILPAHKLVVPAMVALLASEDVRLDGFLCPGHVSVVIGAQAYRPVVKRFNMPCVVAGFEPANILAGLIALARQAADGEARLENVYSAVVTDEGNRVACTLLDEVFEPVDTVWRALGSIPDSGLALRPKYARFDALTRFEIVPGEDEDHPACRCGEVITGRTTPDQCALFGADCTPLTPFGPCMVSSEGTCSAWYKYERHGATKGRKGNRQ from the coding sequence GTGAACAGGCAAGTGGAGCAGCTCGCGGCGACGCTGAATTGCGAAGCGGACCGATTGCGCCACCGCGTGGTGTTCATGGAGGTCTGCGGCACGCACACGGTATCGATCTTTCGTCACGGACTGCGGGCGATGCTCCCGGCGTCGGTGGGGCTGGTCAGCGGGCCGGGGTGTCCGGTGTGCGTCACCGCCCAGCGGCACATCGACGCGGCGATCGAGTTGAGCCGGCAAGAGGGCGTCGTCATTGCAACGTACGGCGACATGATTCGCGTGCCGGGACGCTCGGGCAGCCTGGAAAAGCAGCGCGGGCTCGGGGCGGATGTCCGCGTGGTGCAATCGACGCGCTCGGCGCTGGAGCTCGCGCGGCGCAATCCGGATCGCGAGGTGGTGTTCATCGCGGTGGGGTTCGAGACGACCGCTCCGGCAACGGCGGTGGCCGTGTTGGATGCGTGCCGCGATGGTGTCACCAATTTCTCGATTCTGCCGGCGCACAAGCTGGTCGTACCCGCGATGGTTGCGCTGCTGGCGAGCGAAGACGTGCGTCTGGACGGGTTCCTCTGCCCAGGGCACGTGAGCGTGGTGATCGGGGCGCAGGCGTATCGGCCCGTCGTCAAGCGGTTCAACATGCCCTGTGTCGTGGCGGGGTTCGAGCCGGCGAATATTCTTGCGGGATTGATTGCGCTCGCGCGACAGGCGGCCGACGGCGAAGCGCGGCTGGAAAACGTCTATTCGGCAGTCGTAACGGACGAGGGTAACCGCGTGGCCTGCACGCTGCTCGATGAAGTCTTCGAGCCGGTGGATACCGTCTGGCGGGCGCTGGGAAGCATTCCCGACAGCGGATTGGCCCTGCGGCCGAAGTACGCACGATTCGATGCGCTAACCCGATTCGAAATCGTGCCGGGGGAGGATGAAGATCACCCCGCTTGTCGATGCGGCGAGGTCATCACGGGACGGACTACGCCGGATCAGTGTGCGTTGTTCGGAGCCGATTGCACACCGCTGACGCCCTTCGGGCCATGCATGGTCAGCAGCGAAGGCACGTGCAGCGCGTGGTACAAATACGAACGCCACGGAGCGACGAAGGGAAGGAAAGGCAATAGGCAATAG
- the hypE gene encoding hydrogenase expression/formation protein HypE — protein MTSTDTERIVRAHGGGGEMMGRLIREHIVAALGNPRLNTLLDSAVLDWSGGPVVFTTDSYVVQPLFFPGGDIGRLAVCGTCNDLAVMGATPVALSLGIIVEEGLELSVFDRVLASVAAAADEAGVSVVTGDTKVIERGRGDGLYLNTAGVGSIHSGANTDPKRIAAGDAILVNGTIGDHGIAVMSARNDLEFETPVVSDAAPLNGMIAVLLDAGVKIRFMRDATRGGLAGVLVDITEQSGLSVEIEEHLLPRRPATLAAAEMLGFDLLSVANEGKVVIVVAAEDAERCLKLLRGHAHGKDAARIGRLADTQPALVELITAGGGRRVVQRPYGEELPRIC, from the coding sequence ATGACATCGACGGATACGGAGCGAATTGTCCGAGCGCATGGTGGCGGTGGGGAGATGATGGGACGGCTCATCCGCGAGCACATCGTGGCCGCGCTGGGCAACCCGCGCCTCAATACCCTGCTGGACAGCGCCGTGCTCGACTGGTCCGGAGGACCTGTCGTGTTCACGACGGATTCATACGTCGTCCAGCCGCTGTTCTTTCCCGGCGGGGACATCGGCCGGCTCGCCGTCTGCGGCACGTGTAACGATCTTGCGGTCATGGGCGCCACACCCGTGGCACTGAGTCTCGGGATTATCGTCGAGGAAGGACTGGAACTGAGTGTCTTCGACCGCGTGCTGGCGTCGGTGGCCGCGGCGGCGGATGAAGCTGGTGTTTCGGTGGTCACGGGCGATACGAAGGTCATCGAGCGCGGCCGGGGGGACGGACTCTATCTCAATACCGCCGGCGTGGGATCGATACATTCAGGTGCAAACACGGACCCGAAGCGAATCGCGGCAGGTGATGCCATCCTGGTCAACGGCACGATCGGCGACCACGGCATCGCGGTGATGTCGGCGCGCAACGATCTGGAGTTTGAAACGCCCGTCGTTTCCGATGCGGCGCCGCTGAATGGGATGATCGCCGTGCTGCTCGACGCCGGCGTGAAAATCCGCTTCATGCGCGATGCCACACGGGGCGGGCTTGCGGGGGTACTCGTAGATATTACGGAGCAGTCTGGGCTGAGTGTGGAGATCGAGGAACACTTGCTGCCGCGCAGACCGGCGACGCTGGCGGCCGCGGAAATGCTGGGTTTCGACCTGCTATCCGTGGCGAACGAAGGGAAAGTCGTGATCGTGGTTGCCGCAGAGGATGCGGAACGCTGCCTTAAATTGCTGCGCGGGCACGCTCATGGGAAGGACGCGGCGCGCATAGGAAGGCTCGCAGACACGCAGCCGGCACTGGTCGAGCTGATTACGGCGGGCGGGGGACGGCGCGTGGTACAACGACCGTACGGCGAAGAGTTGCCGCGCATCTGCTGA
- a CDS encoding hydrogenase maturation nickel metallochaperone HypA produces the protein MHELSIAVALLEAARGEAESRGSTRIVKLRCRVGVARQVIPDMLRDAFEIAREGTPASDAALEVETVGMNLSCRSCGETRRLDTWAFECPACGSSDVALSGGDELELCAIELEVPDD, from the coding sequence ATGCATGAACTGTCCATTGCCGTAGCGCTGCTCGAGGCCGCCCGAGGTGAGGCGGAGTCCCGCGGGTCGACACGAATCGTGAAACTGCGCTGCCGCGTTGGGGTGGCCCGACAGGTGATACCGGACATGCTCCGGGACGCCTTCGAGATCGCGCGGGAAGGGACGCCGGCCTCGGATGCCGCACTGGAGGTGGAAACCGTGGGGATGAATCTGTCCTGCCGGAGTTGCGGCGAAACGCGCCGCCTGGATACCTGGGCGTTTGAGTGCCCTGCCTGCGGAAGCAGCGACGTGGCGCTGAGCGGCGGAGACGAGCTGGAGCTGTGTGCGATCGAACTCGAGGTGCCGGATGATTGA
- the hypB gene encoding hydrogenase nickel incorporation protein HypB, which produces MIEVVRKSVFALNDRAAENNRALLAEHGTVAVNIMGGDGCGKTALLECVLPLLRRQVRAGVIEGDIATTRDAERIAACGVPVVQILTEGGCHLTATLVEQGLRRLPLGELDVVLIENVGNPVCPANFDLGEQARVSVLSVTEGDDKPAKYPHLFQVADRVVISKTDLLGATDFDLERATREIKILNEGATIDRVTRKDPASAGSFADWLVGLADPLRVGSLRQPR; this is translated from the coding sequence ATGATTGAGGTTGTGCGCAAGAGCGTGTTCGCGCTCAATGATCGGGCCGCGGAGAACAACCGGGCGCTGCTCGCCGAGCACGGCACTGTCGCCGTGAACATCATGGGCGGTGACGGCTGCGGGAAGACGGCGCTGCTGGAGTGTGTTCTGCCGTTGCTTCGTCGGCAGGTTCGCGCCGGCGTCATCGAAGGAGACATCGCGACAACACGCGACGCGGAGCGCATCGCGGCCTGCGGCGTGCCCGTCGTGCAGATCCTGACGGAGGGCGGGTGTCATCTGACCGCCACACTCGTCGAGCAAGGATTGAGACGGCTGCCGCTCGGCGAGCTGGATGTGGTGCTCATCGAGAATGTGGGGAACCCCGTTTGCCCCGCCAACTTCGATCTCGGGGAGCAAGCCCGCGTTTCCGTGTTGAGCGTAACGGAAGGTGACGACAAGCCGGCGAAGTATCCTCACCTGTTCCAGGTGGCCGACCGCGTGGTGATCTCCAAGACCGACCTGCTCGGCGCAACGGACTTTGACCTGGAACGAGCGACGCGAGAAATCAAGATTCTCAACGAAGGTGCGACGATTGACCGCGTGACGCGTAAAGATCCGGCGTCGGCAGGCTCGTTTGCAGATTGGCTGGTGGGGCTGGCTGATCCACTGCGAGTTGGGTCGCTGCGGCAGCCAAGGTGA
- a CDS encoding DNA strand exchange inhibitor protein, which yields MRLVAASGRRGAVNEDTLAKLEFARVRELLAEHCGTSLGKRLARSLTPTTNDALIQEWFTQVRELRDLLPDIGFPPMGGVHDVRAEVRASAFPTPLEADALARIAETLAATAPLSRWFESIRDRAETLGKLGERIHDLSPIAEAIGDAIDGRGQVRDYASPRLASIRATIHDIRERIKHVFDRILRQSSITRMLQYSGATFHDDRMVLPLKAEHRGRVRGIVHRSSDSGSTLFVEPEESVELNNSIIRLRDEESKEITRILRLLTQRVQLNAEAILTTLRTLAVLDLLAGKCRYARKYQCVCPRIDEAGVLDLHEARHPLLLDLFEHEASSGAPARDVVPLDLRLGDDFDVLVITGPNTGGKTVALKTVGLIAAMAQCGIPIPSGEGSRLPVYRDVHIDVGDEQSLQQSLSTFSSHLSNILKILGRSDERTLVLIDELGAGTDPDEGAAMGRAILDELLKLNAKTIVTTHLSTLKAVAFTTPRVDNAAVEFDTETLRPTYRLRIGEPGNSNALIIARRLGMPGRLIHDARRYLDHSTRALNKAIAGTLESKREAERARKAAREAELDAQRQREEFERRSREMHASREAFEGWTRWLRELEPGDEVFLRSLKREGKLVRVQLHRQTALVSAGALEFEVNLDELDRPQ from the coding sequence ATGCGTCTCGTCGCCGCATCCGGCCGGCGGGGAGCGGTGAACGAAGATACGCTGGCCAAACTCGAATTCGCCCGCGTCCGCGAGTTGCTCGCGGAGCACTGCGGCACGTCGTTGGGCAAGCGCCTGGCCCGCTCGCTGACGCCCACGACCAACGACGCGCTCATCCAGGAGTGGTTCACACAAGTACGTGAACTGCGCGACCTGCTGCCGGACATCGGTTTCCCCCCCATGGGTGGCGTCCACGACGTCCGGGCGGAAGTTCGCGCCTCGGCATTTCCCACTCCGCTGGAAGCCGACGCCCTTGCCCGCATCGCCGAGACGCTGGCGGCAACGGCGCCCCTGAGTCGCTGGTTCGAATCGATCCGTGATCGAGCCGAAACGCTCGGCAAACTCGGCGAGCGAATCCACGACTTGAGCCCCATCGCCGAGGCCATCGGTGATGCCATTGACGGGCGCGGCCAGGTGCGAGACTACGCCAGCCCTCGACTCGCCTCGATCCGCGCCACGATTCACGACATCCGCGAGCGCATCAAGCATGTATTCGATCGCATTCTCCGGCAGTCCAGCATCACCCGCATGCTGCAATATTCCGGGGCGACGTTCCACGACGACCGCATGGTGTTGCCACTCAAGGCGGAGCATCGCGGGCGCGTCCGCGGAATCGTGCACCGCAGCTCCGACTCCGGCTCAACGCTCTTCGTGGAGCCCGAGGAGTCCGTCGAGCTGAACAATTCCATCATTCGCCTGCGCGACGAAGAGAGTAAGGAAATCACCCGTATCCTGCGTCTGCTCACCCAGCGCGTTCAGCTCAATGCCGAGGCCATTCTCACGACCCTGCGCACCTTGGCGGTACTCGACCTCCTGGCGGGCAAGTGCCGCTACGCTCGGAAATACCAGTGTGTCTGCCCCCGAATCGACGAGGCCGGTGTGCTCGACCTGCACGAGGCCCGGCACCCGCTGCTGCTCGACCTGTTCGAGCACGAGGCGTCATCCGGAGCTCCCGCGCGGGACGTTGTTCCTCTCGACCTTCGACTGGGCGACGACTTCGACGTGCTGGTCATTACGGGTCCCAACACCGGCGGCAAGACCGTCGCCCTCAAGACGGTCGGACTGATTGCCGCGATGGCCCAGTGCGGCATTCCCATTCCGTCGGGAGAAGGCTCCCGCCTGCCCGTCTACCGTGACGTTCACATCGACGTGGGCGACGAGCAGAGCTTGCAGCAGTCCCTGAGCACCTTCAGCTCGCATCTCTCGAATATCCTCAAAATCCTCGGCCGCAGCGACGAGCGGACGCTCGTGCTCATCGACGAACTCGGCGCGGGAACCGACCCCGATGAAGGTGCCGCGATGGGCCGTGCCATCCTTGACGAGCTTCTCAAGCTCAATGCCAAGACGATTGTCACCACGCATCTCTCGACACTTAAAGCCGTGGCGTTTACCACACCCCGCGTGGACAACGCCGCGGTCGAGTTCGATACGGAAACACTTCGACCCACGTATCGGCTCCGCATCGGCGAGCCGGGTAACAGCAACGCGCTCATTATTGCCCGGCGGCTGGGGATGCCCGGCCGCTTGATCCACGACGCGCGACGCTACCTGGACCATTCGACGCGGGCGCTCAACAAGGCCATCGCCGGAACGCTGGAATCAAAGCGCGAAGCGGAACGGGCGCGCAAAGCGGCACGCGAGGCGGAGCTCGACGCGCAGCGGCAACGGGAGGAGTTCGAGCGTCGGTCGAGGGAAATGCACGCGTCGCGCGAAGCCTTCGAGGGATGGACGCGCTGGCTCCGGGAGCTCGAACCGGGCGATGAGGTGTTCCTGCGATCCTTGAAGCGCGAGGGCAAACTTGTCCGCGTGCAGCTCCACCGTCAGACGGCGCTGGTCTCGGCCGGTGCGCTGGAGTTTGAAGTCAATCTGGATGAGCTGGATCGGCCGCAATAG